The Bradyrhizobium ottawaense genome window below encodes:
- a CDS encoding glycosyltransferase family 2 protein, producing MTPSRAAKRLTIVIPALNEQDKIADTIDGVLPLARELLDDFEIFLIDDGSTDATGAIMDEFAAGEPRIVVQHNAEPRGVGAGFEYALSRAKFDAITLIPGDHAFQNEGIARMFKAAGAADLVITYRDNQSDRSVNRSLQSHSLRFILNCLFGFWLSDYHSMIVYPVKWLRQIAVKADGYGYQICALISLLQLGLTYVQVPVSLNAELKGSSRALRLRTYFELGGTIVSLLRRVPIRHVDLSQVPTDAERAPAR from the coding sequence ATGACACCTTCCAGGGCGGCAAAGAGACTTACGATCGTCATCCCTGCACTGAACGAGCAGGACAAGATCGCCGACACCATTGACGGCGTGCTGCCGCTCGCCCGCGAGCTGCTCGACGATTTCGAGATCTTCCTGATCGACGACGGCAGCACCGACGCCACCGGCGCGATCATGGACGAGTTCGCGGCCGGCGAGCCGCGCATCGTCGTGCAACATAACGCCGAGCCGCGAGGTGTCGGTGCCGGCTTCGAATACGCGCTGTCGCGTGCGAAATTCGATGCCATCACGCTCATTCCCGGCGATCACGCCTTCCAGAACGAGGGTATTGCCCGGATGTTCAAGGCGGCGGGCGCCGCCGACCTCGTCATCACCTATCGCGACAACCAGTCGGACCGCTCGGTCAACCGCTCGCTGCAGTCGCATTCGCTGCGGTTCATCCTGAACTGCCTGTTCGGCTTCTGGCTGTCCGACTACCACAGCATGATCGTCTACCCCGTGAAATGGCTGCGCCAGATCGCGGTCAAGGCCGACGGCTACGGCTATCAGATCTGCGCGTTGATCTCCCTGCTCCAGCTCGGCCTCACCTATGTGCAGGTGCCCGTGAGCCTGAACGCGGAGCTGAAGGGCTCCTCCCGTGCGCTGCGGCTGCGCACCTATTTCGAGCTCGGCGGCACCATCGTCTCGCTGCTGCGCCGCGTTCCCATCCGGCACGTCGACCTCAGCCAGGTTCCTACCGACGCGGAACGGGCCCCGGCGCGCTAG
- a CDS encoding Gfo/Idh/MocA family protein, giving the protein MKPGIGIIGTGMVGQMCHLANFAANSACRVVAIADLRPDLAAAAAQKFGIPRVYSTHRELLADSAVSGVVVVTKRRATGPIVLDALNSGRHVLSEKPMAYTTAQASSLVEAARQQNLVYSIGYMKRHDAGVARALQVLTRLREDQSLGRIVRAEGWCFGGDTGRSHDNFVMTGEARPDGIELWQDGPDWMPRAARPGYDNFLNVFSHIINLARYLLGSSPTVAESAIEASGAGRITLDFDGIACALDLVNGSEGSWREGLTIDFERGAVTLELPPPFAEQEAEVIVDHDGQSTRLTGEKSWAFRRQADAFVSDVAARGVPLASGADSVTDIALAETVWKQRASG; this is encoded by the coding sequence GTGAAGCCAGGCATTGGCATCATCGGAACGGGCATGGTCGGCCAGATGTGCCACCTCGCCAATTTTGCTGCCAATTCCGCCTGCCGCGTCGTCGCGATCGCCGATCTCCGGCCGGACCTCGCCGCCGCCGCGGCGCAGAAGTTCGGCATCCCCCGGGTTTACAGCACGCACCGGGAGCTCCTCGCGGACAGCGCGGTGTCCGGCGTCGTCGTCGTGACGAAGCGTCGTGCCACCGGCCCGATCGTCCTGGACGCGTTGAACAGCGGGCGGCACGTGCTGTCGGAAAAGCCGATGGCCTACACGACGGCCCAGGCCAGTTCGCTGGTCGAAGCCGCACGGCAGCAAAACCTCGTCTACAGCATCGGCTACATGAAGCGTCACGATGCCGGCGTGGCGCGGGCGCTGCAGGTGCTGACGCGCCTGCGCGAAGACCAGTCGCTCGGACGCATTGTCCGGGCCGAGGGCTGGTGCTTCGGCGGCGACACCGGCCGGTCGCACGACAATTTCGTGATGACCGGCGAAGCGCGACCGGACGGGATTGAACTCTGGCAGGATGGCCCCGACTGGATGCCGCGCGCGGCGCGTCCCGGCTACGATAATTTTCTGAACGTCTTCAGCCATATCATCAACCTGGCGCGCTACCTGCTCGGTTCGTCGCCGACGGTCGCCGAAAGCGCGATCGAGGCTTCGGGTGCCGGGCGCATCACGCTCGACTTCGACGGCATCGCCTGCGCACTGGATCTCGTGAACGGCTCCGAAGGCAGCTGGCGCGAAGGGCTGACGATCGATTTCGAGCGCGGTGCGGTGACCCTGGAATTGCCGCCACCTTTCGCCGAGCAAGAGGCGGAGGTCATCGTCGATCACGATGGTCAGAGCACGCGGCTGACGGGCGAAAAGAGCTGGGCATTCCGGCGCCAGGCCGACGCCTTCGTTTCCGACGTCGCCGCGCGAGGCGTACCCTTGGCCTCCGGCGCGGATTCAGTGACCGACATCGCGCTTGCGGAGACCGTCTGGAAACAGCGGGCTAGCGGCTAG
- a CDS encoding class I SAM-dependent methyltransferase has product MAEYKLFNYYERQDVLPTFGNFKSSTELEAYASQRRELFSDKLVLPPRLFRDADVLEFGPDSGENALVFAGWGANMTLAEPNRHAHPKIQAYFAHFGLTQRLRELALADVEGFRSERRFDIIDAEGFIYTVQPSEKWLGIFHRLLNPDGYAVVSYYERYGGFFELALKAIHAAGKALGGRAPLDTAKMLFEAKWDSIPHTRSFESWLMDVLENPFVRHRYFLDAATLCAAAHQQGFDVHSAWPAYRDSLDIYWHKKVLAGDEKLHRARRHLDRSRLSFLGGRKLYLVGKADAVQAISASIEALVLDVDGMIDDPFGESLTRVVAGLASLRETIRTTDILADDAADIDAIIATLDSFHRIFGAIGRRDASAVAALTQSDPAFINIWGQPAHFLVIRKR; this is encoded by the coding sequence ATGGCTGAGTACAAGCTCTTCAACTATTACGAACGTCAGGATGTTCTGCCGACGTTCGGGAATTTCAAATCGTCCACCGAGCTCGAGGCCTACGCCAGCCAGCGGCGCGAGCTGTTCTCGGACAAGCTGGTGCTGCCGCCGCGGCTGTTCCGCGATGCCGATGTGCTCGAATTCGGTCCCGATTCCGGCGAGAACGCCCTGGTGTTTGCCGGTTGGGGCGCGAACATGACGCTCGCCGAGCCGAACCGGCATGCACACCCGAAAATCCAGGCCTACTTTGCACATTTCGGCCTGACCCAACGTCTCCGCGAGCTCGCACTCGCCGACGTCGAGGGCTTCCGCAGCGAGCGCCGCTTCGACATCATCGATGCCGAGGGCTTCATCTACACGGTGCAGCCGAGCGAAAAATGGCTCGGCATCTTCCATCGGCTGCTCAATCCGGACGGTTATGCCGTCGTGTCCTATTACGAGCGCTATGGCGGCTTCTTCGAGCTCGCGCTCAAGGCGATCCATGCGGCCGGCAAGGCATTGGGCGGTCGCGCTCCGCTCGACACGGCAAAGATGCTGTTCGAGGCGAAGTGGGACAGCATTCCGCACACCCGCAGCTTCGAATCCTGGCTGATGGACGTGCTGGAAAATCCTTTCGTCCGGCATCGCTACTTCCTCGACGCGGCCACCTTGTGCGCGGCGGCGCATCAACAGGGCTTCGACGTCCATTCGGCGTGGCCCGCCTACCGCGACAGCCTCGACATCTACTGGCACAAGAAAGTCCTTGCCGGCGACGAGAAGCTGCATCGCGCCAGACGCCATCTCGACCGCAGCCGGCTGAGCTTCCTCGGCGGACGAAAGCTCTATCTGGTCGGCAAGGCCGATGCCGTGCAGGCGATCTCGGCCTCGATCGAGGCGCTGGTGCTCGACGTCGATGGCATGATCGACGATCCCTTCGGCGAGAGCCTGACGCGCGTGGTCGCCGGCCTCGCGTCGCTGCGCGAGACGATCCGGACCACCGACATTCTGGCCGACGATGCCGCCGACATCGACGCCATCATTGCGACGCTCGACAGCTTCCATCGCATCTTTGGCGCAATCGGGCGACGGGATGCGTCTGCGGTCGCCGCCCTCACCCAGTCGGATCCGGCCTTCATCAACATTTGGGGACAGCCGGCGCATTTCCTCGTGATCCGGAAGCGCTGA
- a CDS encoding class I SAM-dependent methyltransferase, with product MTDHCRLCHSTNLRPVIDLGLMPIAHRLRRSRNEQDERFPFEVLACGDCGLPQIVKPIDPDILYRQFNYNFSSWKPEPHQADELDTIAKFSKHQSVFEIGCNDGLFMDKLRERGTKVMVGVEPNPVSGKIARERGIKVYADMLSPAMAHDAVAQSGKFDLVISRQVLEHIVDFENFFDCVKIALSDDGLLFIDVPDFAPGSAEGDLSVLWEEHVSYFTEPTLLALLARHGFEAVSVKKYNFSGGSLAIAARRAKGAVTAPPAPSGVGEKFGQRAREYGARLRPILEKARANGAEIAIYGAGCRACTFTNAHELANLVDLSVDDQKERQGLFLPGTGIPIRSPEDLAAKSAPLVCLLAVNEENEAKVSSRLRESVKRPLEIVAIFAPNDIWSELDRLEAALRSRHG from the coding sequence GTGACTGACCATTGCCGCCTTTGCCATTCGACCAACCTGCGTCCGGTCATCGACCTCGGACTGATGCCGATTGCGCATCGGCTTCGGCGCAGCCGAAACGAGCAGGATGAACGCTTTCCGTTCGAGGTGCTGGCCTGCGGCGATTGCGGCCTGCCCCAGATCGTCAAGCCGATCGATCCAGATATTCTGTACCGGCAGTTCAACTACAATTTCAGCAGCTGGAAGCCGGAGCCGCATCAGGCGGACGAGCTCGACACCATCGCGAAATTCTCCAAGCACCAGTCCGTGTTCGAGATCGGATGCAACGACGGGCTGTTCATGGACAAGCTGCGCGAGCGCGGCACCAAGGTCATGGTCGGCGTCGAGCCCAATCCGGTGTCGGGCAAGATCGCCCGCGAGCGCGGCATCAAGGTCTATGCCGACATGCTCAGCCCGGCGATGGCCCACGATGCTGTCGCTCAGTCCGGCAAGTTCGACCTCGTCATATCGCGCCAGGTGCTAGAGCACATCGTCGATTTCGAGAACTTCTTCGACTGCGTCAAGATCGCGCTCAGCGACGACGGTTTGCTGTTCATCGACGTGCCTGATTTCGCCCCGGGGTCAGCGGAGGGAGACCTCTCCGTCCTCTGGGAGGAGCACGTCAGCTATTTCACCGAACCGACCCTGCTCGCGCTGCTGGCGCGCCACGGCTTCGAGGCGGTGTCCGTGAAGAAATACAATTTCAGCGGCGGAAGCCTCGCGATCGCAGCCCGCCGTGCCAAGGGCGCCGTGACGGCGCCGCCCGCGCCGTCCGGCGTTGGCGAGAAATTCGGTCAGCGTGCGAGAGAGTATGGCGCGCGTCTCCGCCCGATTCTCGAAAAAGCCCGCGCCAACGGCGCCGAGATCGCCATCTACGGTGCCGGCTGCCGCGCCTGCACCTTCACCAACGCCCACGAGCTTGCGAATCTCGTCGACCTCTCGGTCGACGACCAGAAGGAGCGCCAGGGGCTGTTCCTGCCCGGCACCGGCATTCCGATCCGTTCGCCCGAGGATCTCGCCGCCAAGTCGGCGCCGCTCGTCTGTCTTCTCGCCGTGAACGAGGAGAACGAGGCCAAGGTCAGCAGCCGGCTGCGCGAGAGCGTGAAGCGTCCGCTCGAGATCGTTGCGATCTTCGCGCCGAACGACATCTGGAGCGAGCTCGATCGTCTCGAGGCGGCGCTAAGGTCGCGGCATGGCTGA
- a CDS encoding lysylphosphatidylglycerol synthase transmembrane domain-containing protein, with amino-acid sequence MRSPWSIWRDGKFRPLSLLDDPAVNDRGRNQTMKPPAKALVTLVKFAVSIGILVLLLRSQDLSSLKADLLAVNLNMLALAVLLLFAQTFILCHRWILILRAMSVPLRWLAGWRILIISTFFNQVLPAGGDAVRIWMLRRNGVQWSQTIGSIVADRFLALLALGLIVLAGMPFLLPRVHDNSLLFAIVTVLAAACLGAIALATLDRWPPRLIAAVPARIVQFAMLVRAPLLGAGGRAMLIVSAIIVHLITVATCYVLAIGLEAPLTALDAFVLVPLVILSSAVPISIGGWGVREGAMVAALGLAGIASDKALAISVLLGLGGLIVGLFGGLVWLIAPERTGFSPEEARAIAERTDAAPV; translated from the coding sequence GTGCGCTCGCCGTGGAGCATCTGGCGAGACGGTAAATTTCGACCCCTATCGCTGCTCGACGATCCCGCCGTGAATGATCGAGGACGAAACCAGACGATGAAGCCGCCTGCAAAAGCACTGGTTACCCTGGTCAAGTTCGCGGTGTCGATCGGGATCCTGGTATTGCTCTTGCGCAGCCAGGACTTGTCGTCCCTGAAAGCCGATCTTCTCGCCGTCAACTTGAACATGCTGGCGCTTGCTGTGTTGCTGCTGTTCGCCCAGACCTTCATTCTCTGCCACCGCTGGATCCTGATCCTCCGCGCCATGAGCGTGCCCCTGAGATGGCTGGCCGGCTGGCGCATTCTGATCATCAGCACCTTTTTCAATCAGGTGCTACCCGCGGGCGGTGACGCGGTCCGGATCTGGATGCTGCGGCGGAATGGCGTGCAATGGTCGCAGACGATCGGCAGCATCGTGGCCGATCGCTTCCTGGCGCTGCTGGCGCTCGGTCTCATCGTCCTGGCGGGAATGCCGTTCCTGCTGCCTCGTGTCCACGACAACTCACTCCTTTTCGCGATCGTGACCGTTCTGGCGGCTGCATGCCTCGGCGCAATCGCCCTGGCGACGCTGGACCGGTGGCCGCCGCGCCTGATCGCGGCCGTGCCGGCCAGGATCGTGCAATTCGCGATGCTGGTCAGGGCTCCGTTGCTGGGGGCCGGAGGGCGGGCAATGTTGATCGTATCAGCCATTATCGTCCACCTGATCACCGTTGCGACCTGCTATGTCCTCGCGATCGGACTGGAGGCGCCCCTCACCGCACTTGACGCCTTCGTGCTGGTCCCGCTCGTCATCCTGTCTTCCGCGGTCCCCATCTCGATCGGAGGCTGGGGCGTGCGCGAAGGCGCGATGGTCGCTGCGCTTGGCCTCGCCGGGATCGCATCCGACAAGGCGCTCGCGATATCGGTCCTGCTGGGTCTTGGCGGCCTGATCGTCGGGCTGTTCGGCGGGCTGGTATGGCTGATCGCGCCCGAGCGCACCGGCTTCAGCCCTGAGGAGGCGCGGGCCATCGCCGAACGAACCGATGCAGCGCCGGTCTAG
- a CDS encoding WbuC family cupin fold metalloprotein, translating to MGSSSSNEAGLRRPTSLRAQNPEVYYSDDAIVTADDATIVELKRIAAGNPRLRSRLCTHPDPASSLHEMLIVHHREAYVRPHKHFGKPESFHVIEGTAQVVIFEDDGRIRDVLEMAPYGQGKRCYYRMPEKVFHSILITSEWLVFHETTAGPFDPSRTAFPDWAPDGGDAAEVHDYVTRIGALAVEHLARR from the coding sequence ATGGGTTCATCTTCTTCGAATGAAGCCGGCCTGCGCCGGCCGACGTCGCTACGCGCGCAAAATCCGGAAGTGTATTATTCGGACGACGCCATCGTCACGGCGGATGACGCCACGATCGTCGAGCTGAAACGCATCGCCGCCGGCAACCCGCGTCTGCGCAGCCGGCTGTGCACGCACCCCGATCCCGCGTCCAGCCTGCACGAGATGCTGATCGTGCATCATCGCGAGGCCTATGTCCGGCCCCACAAGCATTTTGGCAAACCTGAATCGTTTCACGTGATCGAGGGCACTGCGCAGGTCGTGATCTTCGAGGATGACGGCCGCATTCGCGACGTCCTCGAGATGGCGCCCTACGGCCAGGGCAAGCGCTGCTATTACCGGATGCCCGAAAAGGTCTTCCACTCGATCCTGATCACCTCGGAATGGCTGGTGTTCCACGAAACCACCGCCGGCCCGTTCGATCCCTCACGCACGGCATTTCCCGACTGGGCCCCGGATGGCGGCGACGCTGCCGAGGTCCACGACTACGTCACGCGGATTGGTGCGCTCGCCGTGGAGCATCTGGCGAGACGGTAA
- a CDS encoding class I SAM-dependent methyltransferase, producing MSEINLLQPMHASTRRNYVQRVVEHDKAESATVARQWGQDYWDGDRRYGYGGYRYDGRWRPLAQTLIDRYGIKPGMSVLDVGCGKGYLLYEFSQLVPDLRIAGIDISDYGIANAKEEVRPLLKVGSAVELPYPDHSFDLVVSLGVLHNLPLEDVFRAVSEIERVGRGTSKYLMVESFRNEREKANLLYWQLTCLSFHGPETWAWIYDKCGYRGDHGFIFFE from the coding sequence ATGAGCGAGATCAACCTGCTCCAACCGATGCACGCATCGACCAGGCGGAACTACGTTCAGCGCGTGGTCGAGCACGACAAGGCAGAATCCGCCACCGTCGCGCGGCAATGGGGGCAGGACTACTGGGACGGCGACCGGCGCTACGGCTATGGCGGCTATCGTTATGACGGACGCTGGCGCCCGCTCGCCCAGACCCTGATCGATCGCTACGGCATCAAGCCCGGCATGAGCGTGCTCGACGTCGGCTGCGGCAAGGGCTACCTGCTCTACGAGTTCAGCCAGCTTGTCCCCGACCTCAGGATCGCCGGCATCGACATCTCCGACTACGGCATCGCCAACGCCAAGGAGGAGGTGCGGCCGCTGCTGAAGGTCGGCAGCGCCGTCGAGCTCCCCTACCCCGATCACAGCTTCGACCTCGTGGTGTCGCTCGGCGTGCTGCACAACCTTCCGCTCGAGGACGTGTTCCGCGCGGTGTCGGAGATCGAGCGCGTCGGGCGCGGCACCTCGAAATATCTGATGGTGGAATCGTTCCGCAACGAGCGCGAGAAGGCGAACCTCCTCTACTGGCAGCTCACCTGCCTGAGCTTCCACGGCCCGGAAACCTGGGCGTGGATCTACGACAAATGCGGCTATCGGGGCGACCATGGGTTCATCTTCTTCGAATGA
- a CDS encoding LIC12192 family sporadic carbohydrate cluster protein gives MAERAGHRGYIGARPLNGSRTPQHVQNIVIRDYARRKNLQFLLSAVEHIMPGSYMVLEDILDELPRLNGLILYSIFMLPPDEARRREIYDRVLREGCDLHAAVEEITLSSQKDIQAVEDILLVNKYATIL, from the coding sequence ATGGCTGAGCGAGCCGGCCATCGCGGCTATATCGGCGCGCGGCCGCTGAACGGCAGCCGCACCCCGCAGCACGTCCAGAACATCGTGATCCGCGACTACGCGCGGCGCAAGAACCTGCAATTTCTGCTCAGTGCCGTCGAGCACATCATGCCCGGCAGCTACATGGTGCTCGAGGACATCCTGGACGAGTTGCCCCGCCTGAATGGCCTGATCCTCTACAGCATCTTCATGCTGCCGCCCGACGAGGCACGGCGACGGGAGATCTACGACCGCGTGCTGCGCGAGGGCTGCGACCTCCACGCCGCCGTCGAGGAGATCACGCTGTCGTCGCAGAAGGACATCCAGGCCGTCGAGGACATCCTGCTGGTCAATAAATACGCCACCATCCTGTGA
- a CDS encoding sporadic carbohydrate cluster 2OG-Fe(II) oxygenase, producing MTDTDFLQADEQALAQRFIDNGFVTTPADDRAGLDRIQRRAAELAADYLKLPHSNDPYAMLDSIHTRVSVDDLNGLRLHVFNGLNAEPWFRPTYFRLARSTIETIVGNELCMQRRVNLSIQMPGDDSSLLATHSDVWSGDSPFEVVVWVPLVDVHHTKAMYLLPPSLNGDMQDRMASLRSAEELYKTIKPHATFIEIPYGHVMLFNQTLMHGNRVNEEPGTRWSMNCRFKSIMSPYADKRFGEFFEPILLRPATRVGMQYKLPGGFHG from the coding sequence ATGACGGATACGGACTTCCTTCAGGCCGATGAGCAGGCGCTGGCGCAGCGCTTCATCGACAACGGCTTCGTCACCACGCCTGCCGACGATCGTGCAGGCCTCGACCGCATCCAGCGGCGCGCCGCCGAGCTGGCGGCCGATTATCTCAAGCTGCCGCACAGCAACGATCCCTATGCGATGCTGGACAGCATCCACACACGAGTGAGCGTGGACGATCTCAACGGCCTGCGGCTGCACGTCTTCAACGGCCTCAACGCCGAGCCGTGGTTCCGGCCGACTTATTTCCGCCTGGCGCGTTCGACGATCGAGACCATCGTCGGCAACGAGCTCTGCATGCAGCGCCGCGTCAATCTCAGCATCCAGATGCCCGGCGACGATTCCTCGCTGCTCGCCACCCATTCCGATGTCTGGTCGGGCGACTCGCCGTTCGAGGTCGTGGTGTGGGTGCCGCTGGTGGACGTCCACCACACCAAGGCGATGTATCTGCTGCCGCCGTCGCTGAACGGCGATATGCAGGACCGGATGGCAAGCCTGCGCAGCGCCGAGGAGCTGTACAAGACGATCAAGCCGCACGCGACCTTCATCGAGATCCCCTACGGTCACGTGATGCTGTTCAACCAGACCCTGATGCACGGCAATCGCGTCAACGAGGAGCCCGGCACGCGCTGGAGCATGAACTGCCGCTTCAAGAGCATCATGTCGCCCTACGCGGATAAGCGCTTCGGCGAGTTCTTCGAACCGATCCTGTTGCGCCCGGCGACGCGGGTCGGCATGCAATACAAGCTCCCAGGGGGCTTCCATGGCTGA
- a CDS encoding DegT/DnrJ/EryC1/StrS family aminotransferase: MDADTGRRRIGYVNLPAQFEEERTEIMQAVEGVFQRGDFIGGAAVGKLEEELSAYLGSPHVVTLNSGTDALILALRALDIGPGDEVITPPNSFVASTAAIIAVGATPVFADVLPDQNIDPAAVEAAVTPRTKAIMPVHLTGRMADMTPLMAIADKHALAVIEDSAQAVGSTYDGRMSGTIGTFGCFSAHPLKNLNAAGDAGFLVTADAELAARIRRLRNHGLINRSDVQEWGIVSRLDTLQAEVLRIRLRHLPSVIERRRRNAAQYRAELAGLPLFIPPCRNIEFNTFHTFVVQTDRRNDFQKYLADKGIETAIHYPVPIHLQPAAAHLGQGRGAFPVTERQADQILTLPINQFLSAADISYICATAREYFA, encoded by the coding sequence ATGGACGCTGACACCGGCCGCCGGCGCATCGGTTACGTCAATCTTCCCGCCCAGTTCGAGGAAGAGCGCACCGAGATCATGCAGGCGGTGGAAGGCGTATTCCAGCGCGGCGATTTCATCGGCGGGGCGGCGGTCGGAAAGCTCGAGGAGGAATTGTCCGCCTATCTCGGCTCGCCCCATGTCGTGACGCTGAATTCCGGCACCGACGCGCTGATCCTCGCCTTGCGGGCGCTCGACATCGGTCCCGGCGACGAGGTGATCACCCCGCCGAATTCGTTCGTGGCCTCGACCGCCGCGATCATCGCGGTCGGCGCCACGCCTGTCTTTGCGGACGTGCTGCCGGACCAGAACATCGATCCGGCCGCGGTCGAGGCGGCCGTCACGCCGCGCACCAAGGCGATCATGCCGGTACACCTGACCGGGCGCATGGCCGACATGACCCCGCTGATGGCGATCGCGGACAAGCACGCGCTCGCCGTGATCGAGGACAGCGCCCAGGCGGTCGGCTCGACCTATGACGGGCGGATGAGCGGCACCATCGGCACGTTCGGTTGCTTCTCCGCCCACCCCTTGAAGAATCTCAACGCCGCGGGCGATGCCGGCTTCCTCGTCACTGCCGACGCCGAGCTCGCCGCAAGAATCCGCCGGCTGCGCAATCACGGCCTCATCAACCGCAGTGACGTCCAGGAGTGGGGCATCGTATCACGGCTCGACACGCTGCAGGCCGAGGTGCTGCGCATTCGCCTGCGTCACCTGCCCTCCGTGATCGAGCGTCGGCGGCGCAACGCCGCGCAATACCGCGCCGAGCTCGCAGGGCTTCCTCTGTTCATTCCGCCCTGCCGCAACATCGAGTTCAACACCTTCCACACCTTCGTGGTGCAGACCGACCGCCGCAACGACTTCCAGAAATATCTGGCCGACAAGGGCATCGAGACCGCGATCCATTATCCGGTCCCGATCCATTTGCAGCCGGCGGCGGCGCATCTGGGTCAAGGCCGCGGCGCGTTCCCGGTGACCGAGCGGCAGGCAGACCAGATCCTCACGCTTCCCATCAACCAGTTCCTGTCGGCCGCCGATATCAGCTATATCTGCGCGACCGCCCGGGAGTATTTTGCATGA
- a CDS encoding DegT/DnrJ/EryC1/StrS family aminotransferase translates to MYDVRYSYLLEQFSDPAPILAEIGRLVATGDFTLGKPVAEFEKRFAELIGVRHAIGVGSGTDALKLPLKALGIGHGDEVITAANTFIATVGAIAETGATPVLVDCDDSFCMNVDQVEAAITKKTKAIMPVQLTGEVTDMGKLMAIAQRHNLPVVEDACQGILSEFAGKRSGTHGIAAGFSLHPLKNLNVWGDAGVVVTNDDGMNEKLRLIRNHGMKNRDEIAILGCNSRLDSLQAVVGNWLIGQTSEITRRRIENAAYYDAGLAGLPGLRVPPRRPNVKHVYHLYMVFAERRDELYQYCLDNGIEAKIHYPIPLYQQEGLKHLGYAPGTFPVTDRHAKEVISFPVDQHLTRAQQDRVIETVRKFCHGR, encoded by the coding sequence ATGTACGACGTTCGATATTCCTATCTGCTCGAGCAATTCTCCGACCCCGCCCCGATCCTGGCCGAGATCGGCCGGCTGGTCGCGACCGGTGACTTCACCCTTGGCAAGCCCGTCGCCGAATTCGAGAAGCGCTTTGCCGAACTGATCGGCGTGCGTCACGCCATCGGCGTCGGATCAGGCACCGACGCACTCAAGCTGCCGCTCAAGGCGCTCGGCATCGGCCATGGCGACGAGGTCATCACCGCCGCCAACACCTTCATCGCCACCGTCGGCGCGATCGCGGAAACCGGCGCCACCCCGGTGCTGGTCGACTGCGACGATTCCTTCTGCATGAACGTCGACCAGGTCGAAGCCGCCATCACCAAGAAGACCAAGGCGATCATGCCGGTTCAATTGACCGGCGAGGTCACCGACATGGGCAAGCTGATGGCCATCGCGCAGCGCCATAACCTTCCCGTCGTCGAGGACGCCTGCCAGGGCATCCTGTCGGAGTTCGCCGGCAAGCGTTCCGGCACCCACGGCATCGCCGCCGGCTTCTCCCTGCATCCGCTCAAGAACCTCAACGTCTGGGGCGATGCCGGCGTCGTCGTCACCAATGACGACGGCATGAACGAGAAGCTCCGCCTGATCCGCAACCACGGCATGAAGAACCGCGACGAGATCGCGATCCTCGGCTGCAATTCGCGGCTCGATTCCCTGCAGGCCGTCGTCGGCAACTGGCTGATCGGCCAGACCAGCGAGATCACGCGGCGCCGGATCGAGAACGCGGCCTATTACGACGCGGGCCTTGCCGGCCTGCCCGGCCTGCGCGTTCCGCCGCGCCGGCCCAACGTGAAGCACGTCTACCATCTCTACATGGTGTTCGCCGAACGCCGCGACGAGCTCTACCAATACTGCCTGGACAACGGCATCGAGGCCAAGATCCACTATCCGATCCCGCTGTATCAGCAGGAAGGCCTCAAGCATCTCGGCTACGCGCCCGGCACCTTCCCGGTCACCGATCGCCACGCCAAGGAAGTCATCAGCTTCCCCGTCGACCAGCATCTGACGCGCGCACAGCAGGACCGCGTCATCGAGACCGTCAGGAAGTTCTGCCATGGACGCTGA